The DNA window GGATATTATGCGGAGAAGATTTGGCAGCTGGGGCGCAAGCCACACGACGTGAGCGATGACTGATCGCAGTACCGATAACAACAACAAAGGGCGGAATCCTCCGCCCTTGGTTTATTCCAGCTGCTGCAGCTCACCCTGTTTGCTTACCCGCCAGCGGTGCTCACAAAAGAACAGCAGCGGATTGTCCTGCTTACTGTCGCTGTAACCACTGTACAGCTTCAGCGGCGCACCGAGCCGCTGCTCCAGCTGCACCACTTTCTGCTCCCCCAGGCAACGCAGGGTCAAGACCCAACCGCCGCAGCGGCGCGTGATGCGGCTGCCGATCAACCGCACCCGCGGCAGAAACGCCGAATCGCGATACACCTGCTCCACCAGCCGTTCCGGCGAGCCGGTAATCAGCCACACTTCGGCATCGTGCTCCTCCAGATACTGCCGCAGCCGCATTTGCACCACCGGAAACGCGGTGACCTTCTGGCGAAAGGCCTCGATAAACTGCCGCTCCAGCGCCTTCAGCGTCGCTTCGGAACGCCCGAAAGTGATCGCCCACAGCAGCAGGCTCATCGGCCAGCGCGCAGCGCGCCCCAGCAGCAACAGCGCCAGACCGATCGGCAGCAGCAGCGGCACCACCAGCAGCAGGTTCAGCGGTAGGCGGCGTAGCAGGAAGCGCAAGAAACTGCCGAACATATCCTCCTGATGCAGGGTGCCGTCCAGATCGAAAAACACCACGCGGCGCCCTTCTGCGGCCGGTTGTTGCTGCTTGTCGCTCAAACGCTACTCCTCGGGATCGTCGAACCCCATCATCCAGGTGAAGAGAAAACCAGCGATAATCGTAATCAGCATCCCCGCCAGATACAACATCACCTTACCTGAGACGATGGTCAACGCCAAAGGCAGCCCCGAAATGCCGAAGGTGATGACCGTCGCCACCTTCCAGTAGCTGATCAGCGCGCCGCCGACCGCGCCGCCGAGGCAGGCGCCGATAAACGGCCGGCCCAGCGGCAGCGTCACCCCAAAGATCAGCGGCTCGCCGATGCCGAGAATGCCGACCGGCAACGCCCCTTTGATCACCTTCTTCAGCCGCGCGTTACGGGTTTTCAACAGCACCGCCAGCGCCGCCCCCACCTGGCCAACGCCGGCCATCGCCAGGATCGGCAGCAGCGGGTTGGAACCGTGCGCCTGCACCAGCTCGACATGGATCGGCACCAGCCCCTGATGCAGGCCGGAGAGCACCAGCGGCAGGAACAGCCCCGAGAGCAACGCTCCCACCAGCAGCCCGCCCTTGTCGATCGCCAGATTGGCGCCGTGGGCGATGGCGTCGGAGATAATGCCGCCGATCGGCTGCAGAATCAGGATCGCCAACGAGGCGGTGACCAGCGTGGTCAGCAATGGGTTAAGGATCAGTTCGACCGACTCCGGCAACAGCGTGCGCAGGCGCTTCTCTACCCAGCACATCAACGCCACCACCAACAATACGGCGATCACCCCGCCGCGCCCCGGCTGCAGCGCCTCGCCAAACAAGGTGATCTGCGCCAGCGCCGGACTGGAAAGAATGCCGGCCATCACGCCGCCCATCGCCTGCGAGCCGCCAAACACCCGCGCAGCGTTAACCCCGACCAGAATGTTCATGATGGCGAACACCGCGCTGCCGAAGATAGCCAGCAGCCCCAGCACGTTCGGATAGTCCACCGCCAGCTGGCCGGCGATGTCGGGCCGTTTCAGCAGGTTGATGATGCCGGTGATCAGCCCCGAGGCGATAAACGCCGGGATCAGCGGAATAAAAACATCGGCCAGCTTTTTCAGCGCACCGCTCATCGGCGCCGCGTACTTTTGCTTGGCCTGCGCTTTTGTACGAGCGGCATCGCCGACGGCGGCAACGGGCTGCGCATCACCGCTCAACAGCCCGCGCATGGCGTCCACCACCTTGGCGGCGGCGCCCGGGCCGACGATAAACTGATGCTGTTCACCCTGCTTGATATAGCCCTTCACGCCCGGCAGCTGCCTGAGGGTGGCCAGATCCAGGCGCTGCTCATCGCTGACCTCGACGCGCACCCGCGTCATGCAGTTTTCCAGTTTGAGGATATTACCCTCGCCCCCCACGCCCGCCAGGATCTGTGTCGCCAATGCCGTTGTCTTGTCCATCGCCGCCCCCACCGTGAATTAACGCGCCAACGCCGCGCGCAGATAACCGTCGTGCTGCTGCAGCCGCTGCTGCGCCTCTTCAGCGCTGACACCGGCCAGAATCATCAGGATCGCCGGTTTGACCTCAAAGCCGGTCTGCGTCAGCGCCGCCTCCGCCTGAGCGCGTCCGGCGCCGGTGGCTTCCACCACGATGCGGCAAGCGCGATCCACCAGTTTGACGTTGGTGGCCTTCACGTCCACCATCAGGTTCTGATAGACCTTACCCAGCTTGACCATCGCGCCGGTCGACAGCATGTTGAGCACCAGTTTCTGCGCGGTGCCGGATTTCAGGCGAGTCGAGCCGGTCAGGGCCTCCGGCCCCACCACCGGCGAGATCGCCACCTGCGCTTCATGCGCGATAGGCGAGTCCGGGTTGCAGGAGATGGCCGCCGTCGGGCAGCCCAGCCCGCGGGCATAGCGCAGTGCGCCGATCACATAAGGCGTGCGCCCGGAGGCCGCCAGCCCCACCACCATATCGACGGCGGTCAGATTCAGCGCTCTGAGATCGGTTTCCCCCAGGGCTTCATCGTCTTCCGCCCCTTCCACCGCTTTGAGCAGCGCGCCCGGTCCGCCGGCGATCAGCCCCACCACCACACCGTGCGGCACGCCGAAAGTCGGCGGGCATTCGGAAGCATCCAGCACGCCCAGCCGGCCGCTGGTGCCGGCGCCCAAATAAATCAGCCGTCCGCCAGCCTTTAGCGCCGCCGCCGCCAGGTCAACCGCCTGCGCGATCGCCGGCAGCACCTTTTCGATCGCTTCCGGCACCTTGCGATCCTCCTGGTTAAAACAGCGGACCATGTCCAGCGTCGACATCTCATCCAGCCCCATGGTGGCCGGGTTGCGGGTTTCCGATACCAGTGCGCCTAAATTCATCTGTTCACCTTTGAATTTTTAATTCACAAAATTAAATCAATATTTGAATATTTTATTCAACAAAGCGAGCGCTATTTGCTATTTTAACGGTGAGCTCACAAAAATTTTCACCGCGCGTTTTCGCCCTCTGCATGGCAAAATGGCCGCTGGTTTCCAGGGAAAGAACAATGAGTACCCTTCTGCGCATTCGCCAGATGTATCCGACACTGGCGCAAAACGACCGCAAGCTGGCGGACTTTCTGCTGAATAACGCCGAGCAGGCGCGCCATCTCAGCTCGCAAAAGCTGGCCCAGCTGGCCGGCATCAGCCAATCGAGCGTGGTGAAGTTCGCCCAAAAGCTGGGCTATAAAGGCTTTCCGGCGCTGAAGCTGGCGCTGAGCGAAACGCTGGCCCAACCACAGGCCGAACCGGTGGTGACCGTTCACAACCACATCCTCAGCAGCGATACGCTGAAAATCGTCGGTGAAAAGCTGCTGGCGGAAAAGCAGGCGGCGCTGCGCGCGACGCTCGACATCAACAGCGAAGAGCGGCTGCATCAGGCATTGGACATGCTGCGCCAGGCGCGCCGGGTGATGCTAATCGGCATCGGCGCTTCCGGGCTGGTAGCCAAGGATTTTTCCTTCAAGCTGCTGAAAATCGGCGTAATGGCGGTAGCCGAAGCGGATATGCACGTCCAGCTAGCGGCGGTGCAGGCGCTGGATAAACGCGATCTGCTGGTGGCGATCTCATTCAGCGGCGAACGGCGTGAAATCAATCTGGCGGCGGAAGAGGCGCGCCAGGCCGGCGCCAGGGTGCTGGCGCTGACAAGCTTCTCACCCAATGGCCTGCAGCAGCGAGCCGATCACTGCCTGTATACCATCGCCGAAGAGCCCCATACCCGCAGCGCGGCCATCTCTTCCAGCACCGCCCAGTTCGCTCTGACCGATCTGCTGTTTATGGCGCTGATCCAGCACGATCTTGATCATGCGCGTGACCGTATCAGGCACAGCGAACAATTAATGAAAAAATTGGTTTGAGGCGTATAATGGCGGCCGATAAAAAGCCGCCAGTTCAATTATTTCCCTTCTCTGCATTCGAAAAATAATGTGCGGGCGGTTATTTAATCAATTATCGAACGATAGTTGAGCTTGCATGGACAGCATTATTTGGCGATATCATTATGAATACACACTCAGTAATTTTAGATAAGTTACGGCATTCCGTCGCTCATCCTCTTCTTCGTGCCAGTTTGTTTTATATCGTTACGGCATTGATATTAATCAAAGCCATGGGATACAGCGGTGGAAAAGGCATTGATATTCTTTTTATTGCACTTATTTTACTATTATTATCTATTCATTCGATTACTCGATACGGCCTGATTATTCCGTTTATTCTGCTGTGTGCGCTGTATGCGCCGGTCGGGGCTATTTACGGCACCCCTTCCGCTACCGTGATGTCAGCCCTGTTGCAAACCAACCTGATAGAAGCGACGGAGTTCTTGCAGACCCTGCCTGCCCGTTGTTATCTGCTGCCTGCCGCCATTCTGGTTATGCTGGCCATTCTCGGCCTATTTATTTGGCGGCAAGCCATTTCAAAACAAACAATACTTCCCTTGCTAGCCCTGCTGGCGATTATCATTATCGCCAGAGCCTTCAATGGCGGCGTGGCGAACCTTAAACTGCCTGACTTCTTTTTATCCATTTACTCGGCTTACCATCAATACCAACAGCAGGTTGATGAATTAAGTGCCGGTGCTTCAGCGCCGAATACCTGGTCAGTAACCGCAGGCGCGGCAACGGACGAAAACTATGTCATTATCGTCGGCGAAAGTATGCGCAGGGATCATATGTCCTTATTTGATTATCCGGTATCCACTACGCCGTTTCTGGATAATGCCAAAGGACGGTTTTACAGCAATTATATTTCCACCGCGCCAAATACCTTCGAATCGCTCCCTCGCACGCTGGCTTTAAGCAACGGCCACAACATTGCCATCGGAGATAATATCATCACCCTGGCAAAAGCCGCCGGCCTCAACACCCATTGGCTGTCCAATCAGGGCATGTTCGGACAATTCGATACGCCGGTGTCAAAAATCGCGATGTTCAGCGATAGCCATTATTTCCTGAAGAAAGGCGACTACCAATCGCGCAACACCAATGATGATGCGCTGCTGTCGATATTTGACCAATTATTGCGGCGCCAGGGGCAAGGCAACCTGTATGTGCTGCATCTGATGGGCTCACACGCCGACTTTTGCGAGCGGCTTAATGATGAACCACCAAGCATCGAGTCGCCGAATCAGGAACTGGCCTGCTACCTCTCCACCTATCGCAAGACCGACCGTTTCATCGAACAGGTTTATCAAAGTCTGAAACAGAACGGTGCGCCGTTTAAACTGTTCTATTTCTCCGATCACGGCCTTTCCCATAAGGATATCGGCGGCGGGCGTTCTTTGCGCCACAGCGGCGATACCCGGCAGAATTACCAGGTGCCGTTACTGGTGCTGACCGATCGTGATCGGCAACATCAGGTTATTGATGCCCCCTTGAGCGCTTTCGATTTTATCGGGCTGTTTGTTCAAGAAGCGGGAATACGAATCGCCTATCCGGAAGTGATGCCCACCATGCATATGGTGGATGCAGGCAAGCGCTGGGTGTTTGACGGGCAGAGAATGGTTGATTTCGATCAGTTGGCTGACGACCCGCCTGAGTTACCCTAAGCGGTAAGATGACGAAAAAACGCCCGTTGTGCGGTGATTCTATGATAGATTGCGCGCCAGCCCGAGCACACCGATGGAAAAATAACTGAAGATGGCACTGCTGATTACCAAGAAATGCATCAACTGCGACATGTGCGAGCCGGAATGCCCGAACCAGGCGATTTCGATGGGTGATGACATCTACCAGATCGATACCGATCGCTGCACCGAGTGCGTTGGCCATTACGATACGCCGACCTGCCAGCAGGTCTGCCCGATCGACAACACCATCATTACCGATCCGCTGCATCGCGAGACCAACGAGCAGCTGTGGGACAAATTCGTGGTGTTGCACCACGCCGATCGCCTTTAGCCCGCCGCAGAACTGACAAGGGCGCCACAGGGCGCCCTTTCTCTTTTCAGCTTTCGACGATCACCGTCGCGCAGGCATAGCGCCGTTCGTCGGCCAGCGAAACGTGGATCGCGGCGACCCCCATCTCCCCCGCCAGCTCGGCGGCGCGGCCGTGCAAACGAATATTCGGCTTGCCCAACGCATCGTTGAACACTTCGAACTGGTTGAACGCCAGGCCGTTGCGGATGCCGGTGCCGAACGCCTTGGCAGCGGCCTCTTTCACGGCGAAACGCTTGGCCAAAAAGCGGATCGGCTGCTGGTGCTGCTGATACAGCGCCCACTCGGCATCGCTCAGCACCCGGCGCGCCAGACGGTCGCCGCTGCGCTCCACTACCGCTTCGATACGCGCCATCTCAACGATGTCGGTACCCAGCCCGAGCACCGCCATTACCGGCGCGCTTCCCGCATCAGCACTTTCATATCGGCAACCGCGGCCGGCAGCCCGCACATGACCGCCTGGCCGATAATCGCATGGCCGATATTCAGCTCGTGCATTTCCGGCAGCGCGGCGATCGGCTGCACGTTGTGGTAAGTCAGACCGTGGCCGGCATTGACCTTCAGTCCCTTCTCGGCCGCGTAGGCGGCAGCCACCGCGATGCGGTGCAGCTCGGCCTGTACCGCCAGCTCGCCCTGCGCTTCGGCGTAGGCGCCGGTGTGAATTTCGATATAAGGAGCGCCCACCGCCACCGCCGCGTCAATCTGGCGATGAGCGGGATCGATGAACAGCGAAACCAGAATGCCCGCCTGCGCCAGGCGCTCGACCGCCACGCTCATTTTGTCCAGCTGGCCAGCGACGTCCAGGCCGCCTTCGGTGGTCACTTCTTCGCGTTTTTCCGGCACCAGGCAGCAGAAATGCGGCTTCAGCTCAACGGCGATGTCCAGCATCTCGTCGGTCACCGCCATCTCCAGATTCATGCGCGTCTGGATGGTCTGGCGCAACAGGCGCACGTCGCGGTCAGTGATGTGACGGCGGTCTTCGCGCAGATGCACGGTAATGCCGTCGGCCCCCGCCTGTTCGGCAATAAATGCCGCCTGAACCGGATCCGGGTATTGGGTTCCGCGCGCGTTACGTAACGTGGCGATGTGATCGATATTGACGCCCAGCAGCAAATCAGCCATGACAACCTCTAAATACGATTTTCAGTGCCAGCAGTGTACACGCGGGCGCAGGACGGCAAAAGGGGAAAAGGTCAGGCGTCGTCGACCGGCGTATTCGGCTGTTTGCGCACGAACTGGCGGAACAGTTCGCGGCTCTTCAACGGCTTGCCGCCGAGGTAGGGTTTCAGCGCCATGCGGGTGAAACGCTTGGCGGCGCGCAGCGTGTCGGCATCGGGAAACTGACGCTCCGCCAGCGCACGCAGTTCGCGGCCGGTGAAGCTGTAATGATCCACCACCAGGCTGGCGATAAAGCCTTTCTCTTCGCGGTAACGGTAGGTCATGGCGTCATCCACCGGCAGGCCGCTGCCGGCGCAGTGCAGAAAATCGAGGCCGTAGCCGAGGTGATGCAACAAGGCCAGCTCGAACTGGCGCAGCGCCTGCTCCGGCGAACTGTCTTCCGCCGCCAGCGCCTGCAGGCATTGCAGATAGTCGAAGAACAGCACCGAGTAGTTGGCTTCCTGCTCCAGCACCCGCGCCAGCAGTTCGTTCACATACAGGCCGCTGTAGAGCATCATGCCGCTGAGGGGTAAACCGAGAGAGACCGCTTCGGCGTTGCGCAGCGTTTTCACTTCGCCGCGGCCGCCCCAGCGCACTAACAGAGGGGTAAAGGGCTGCAGACAGCCCTTCAGATTGGAGCGGCGGCTGCGCGCGCCTTTCGCCAGCAAGCGCACCCGCCCATGACCTTCGGTAAACAGATCCAGCATCAGACTGGTTTCACTGTACGGCCGCCCATGCAGGACGAAAGCGCGCTCCCAGCCGTCCACGGATCGTTACTTCAGATCGTCAACGTAGCCCAGGCTGCGCAGCGCACGTTCGTCGTCCGCCCAACCGGATTTCACTTTCACCCACAGCTCCAGATGCACTTTGGCGTCGAACATCTGTTCCATGTCCTGGCGCGCTTCGATACCGATGGTTTTGATCTTGGCGCCCTTGTTGCCGATGACCATTTTCTTCTGGCCTTCGCGCTCGACCAGGATCAGGCCGTGCACATCGTAACCACCGCGATCGTTGGCCACAAACTGTTCGATTTCCACCGTCACCGAATACGGTAGCTCTTCACCCAGGAAACGCATCAGCTTCTCGCGGATGATCTCAGACGCCATAAAGCGCTGGGAGCGATCGGTGATGTAATCTTCCGGGAAGTGGTGTTCCGCTTCCGGCAGCAGTTTGCGCACGATACCGGCGATGGTGTCGACGTTCATCCCTTTCTCGGCGGAGATAGGCACCACGTCGAGGAAATTCATCTGCTGGCTGAGGAACGCGATGTGCGGCAACAGCTTGGATTTGTCGGTGACGTTATCAACCTTGTTGATCGCCAGCAATACCGGGCAGCGCAGGCTGCGCAGCTTGTTGACCACCATTTCGTCGTCGGCGGTCCAGTTGGTGCCTTCGACCACGAAGATCACCAGTTCGACGTCGCCGATCGAGCTGCTGGCCGCGCGGTTCATCAAACGGTTGATGGCGCGTTTTTCTTCGATGTGCAGCCCAGGGGTATCGACGTAGATCGCCTGATAGGCGCCATCGGTGTCGATGCCCATGATGCGGTGACGGGTCGTCTGCGGCTTACGCGACGTAATGGAAACCTTCTGCCCCAGCAGTTGGTTCAGCAACGTCGATTTGCCCACGTTCGGGCGGCCGACGATGGCGATGAAACCGCAGTGTTGTTTTACTTCGCTCATTCAAGCTCCAGCTTTTTCAGCGCTTGTTCCGCTGCCGCCTGCTCGGCTTTACGGCGGCTCGAGCCGGTGCCCACTACGGGCTCGCTCAAACCACTCACCTGGCAGTGGATGGTAAACTCTTGGTCGTGCGCTTCACCGCGAACCTGCACCACCAAATAAGAAGGCAACGGCAGATGACGCCCCTGCAAAAACTCCTGCAAACGGGTTTTCGGGTCTTTCTGCTTATCACCGGGGCTGATTTCGTCCAATCGGCTGCGATACCAGTCCAAAATCAGTCGTTCAACGGTCTGAATGTCGCTGTCCAGGAACACGCCGCCGATCAATGCCTCCACCGTATCCGCCAGGATTGACTCGCGGCGGAACCCACCACTTTTCAATTCGCCCGGCCCAAGCCGCAGACATTCACCCAGGTCAAACTCGCGCGCCATCTCCGCCAGCGTGTTGCCGCGCACCAGCGTGGCGCGCATGCGGCTCATATCGCCCTCGTCTACGCGAGGAAAGCGGTGATAGAGCGCATTGGCGATGACAAAGCTCAGAATCGAGTCACCCAGAAACTCAAGACGTTCATTGTGTTTACTGCTGGCGCTGCGGTGAGTCAAAGCCTGCAGTAAAAGCTCCTGCTGTTGAAAAGTGTAGCCCAGCTTCCGCTGCAGCCTGTTTATTACGATGGGATTCATGAGTTACCAATAGATCAAGAATGCGTCAAAAACTTGCAGCATACGGAACAGGCCTGCTTCGCTGAAAGCCGATCCAAAGCTGTTTCGTTTGCAGTGGCTCCCAGCAGAGAACCAACTTTTTATCGCTCGAGAAAGTATTCTACAACGAGTGGAAACATAATGCTGTGTTTATATCCCCTTAATCTTTCACGCCGCAGTAGGCTGCGGCGTGAAATTTACGGAAAATAAGTCAGCGATTAATGAATGCCGCCAATCCGGCTGAAACGCACGCCGGTCGGCCACTCACCTTCCTGCTTTTCAAAGCTCATCCAGATGGCCGTGGCTTTGCCCACCAGATTCTTCTCCGGCACAAAGCCCCAGTAACGGCTGTCCGCGCTGTTGTCGCGGTTGTCGCCCATCATGAAGTAATGCCCGGCAGGCACCACCCACTCCGCCAGCGGTTTACCCGGCTGTTGATAGTAAGCGCCCACCCGATCCTGTGCATCCGGCACAGTCAGGATACGGTGCGTCACGTTGCCCAGGCTCTCCTGACGCTCACGCAGGCGAATGCCGCCCGGCGGCACGTCGTCGTTCAGCGGGATCTGGTAGAAACCGTTGCTGGCCTCGCCCATGCCGCTGCGGCTGAACAACTGCACGAAGTCGCTCGGCTGCGCGTCGGCGTAGGTCACCGCCAGCGCGGTGTCGCAGGACTGCCCGCTGTTGCATGACGGCTGCACCGTGACGCGCTTATTTATCGGATCGTAAGTAATACGATCGCCCGGCAGGCCGATCACGCGCTTGATATAATCCAGTTTTGGATCCAGCGGATATTTAAATACCGCGATATCGCCGCGCTTCGGATGACCGGTTTCAATTAGCGTGGTCTGGGTAATCGGATCTTTAATGCCGTAAGCATATTTCTCCACCAGAATGAAATCGCCAATCAACAGCGTCGGCATCATTGAGCCGGACGGGATCTGGAACGGTTCGTAAATAAACGAACGCACCACAAACACCAGCAGCAGCACCGGGAAGACCGAAGCGCCGGTCTCTACCCAACCTGGCTGCTTCGCCACTTTCGCCAGCGTTTTATCGTCTACGGCGCCCGCAGTCTGTTCGTTGACCGCCGCGATCTTCGCGCGGCGGGCCGGCGCCCATTTAAAGCGCTCGAAGCACCAGATGATCCCGGTGACCAGGGTGGCCAACGCCAGGATCAGGGCAAACATATTCGCCATGCAAACTCCCTCGTTTCGCGAACTCGTCGCGGTTACTTGCCGTCTTTGCCCACGTGCAGAATGGCCAGGAACGCTTCCTGCGGCAGCTCGACGTTGCCGACCTGCTTCATGCGCTTCTTACCGTCTTTCTGTTTCTGCAGCAGCTTTTTCTTACGGCTGACGTCGCCGCCGTAGCACTTCGCCAACACGTTTTTACGCAATTGCTTCACGGTGGAGCGCGCGATGATGTGCGTGCCGATCGCCGCCTGAATCGCGATATCGAACTGCTGACGCGGGATCAGATCTTTCATCTTCTCCACCAGTTCACGGCCGCGATACTGCGAGTTGTCGCGGTGGGTGATCAGCGCCAGCGCATCCACGCGCTCGTTGTTGATCAGCACGTCCACGCGCACCATGTCGGAAGCCTGGAAGCGCTTGAAGTTGTAATCCAGCGACGCATAACCGCGCGACGTGGACTTCAGGCGGTCGAAGAAGTCGAGCACCACTTCCGCCATCGGGATTTCATAGGTCAGCGCCACCTGGTTGCCGTGGTAGACCATGTTGGTCTGTACGCCGCGCTTTTCTACGCACAGGGTGATGACGTTGCCCAGGTATTCCTGCGGCATCAGCATGTGACATTCGGCGATCGGCTCGCGCAGTTCCTGGATGTTGTTCAACGGCGGCAGCTTGGACGGGCTGTCGACGTAGATCACTTCCTTGCCGGTGGTTTCCACTTCGTAGACTACCGTCGGCGCGGTGGTGATCAGATCCAGATCGTATTCACGCTCCAGACGTTCCTGAATGATCTCCATGTGCAACAGACCGAGGAAGCCACAGCGGAAGCCGAAGCCCAACGCGGTGGAGCTTTCCGGTTCGTAGAACAGGGAGGCGTCGTTGAGGCTGAGCTTGCCCAGCGCATCGCGGAAGGATTCATAGTCGTCGGAGCTGATTGGGAACAGACCGGCGTACACCTGCGGCTTCACTTTCTTGAAGCCCGGCAGCGCTTTATCCGCCGGCTGACGCGCCTGCGTCAGGGTATCGCCCACCGGCGCACCGAGGATGTCTTTGATCGCACAGACCAGCCAACCCACTTCGCCACAGTTCAGCACGTCGCGATCGACCTGCTTCGGCGTGAAGATGCCCAGGCGATCGGCGTTGTACACCTGGCCGGTGCTCATGACCTTGATCTTGTCGCCCTTGCGCAGCGTACCGTTCTTGACGCGCACCAGAGACACGACGCCCAGGTAGTTATCGAACCAGGAGTCGATGATCAACGCCTGCAGCGGCGCATCCGGATCGCCCTGCGGCGCAGGAATGTCGCGCACCAGACGCTCCAGCACGTCGGGCACGCCGACGCCGGTTTTGGCCGAGCAGCGCACCGCATCGGTGGCGTCGATGCCGACGATGTCTTCAATTTCCTGCGCGGCGCGATCCGGATCGGCGGCCGGCAGGTCGATTTTGTTCAGCACCGGCACCACTTCCAGATCCATTTCGATCGCGGTGTAGCAGTTGGCCAGCGTCTGGGCTTCTACGCCCTGACCGGCGTCAACCACCAGCAGCGCGCCTTCGCAGGCCGCCAGCGAGCGGGAAACTTCATAGGAGAAGTCGACGTGGCCAGGGGTGTCGATAAAGTTGAGCTGATAGGTCTGCCCATCCAGCGCTTTATAATCCAGCGTAACGCTCTGCGCTTTGATGGTGATGCCGCGCTCGCGCTCCAGATCCATGGAATCGAGCACCTGCGCAGCCATTTCACGGTCGGACAAGCCGCCGCAGATTTGGATAATGCGGTCAGACAGCGTCGACTTACCGTGGTCAATATGGGCAATAATGGAGAAATTTCGTATATGCTTCATTATAAAAGTTTTTCTGCCTTGGTATTTCTGAATTACTCGCCTATAGAAACCCGCATGGACCTAAAGCGACAGTGAATGGGTTAGGCCGTCTTGCACCTGAATCGCTGCATTCTACATGCCACACCACTGAAAACCTAGCGATCGGTGCAGTGAAGGCACTCTATTATGCGCGGCTTAATGTTACAGGGCGCTCCAGGTTGTGAAAACAGATGTTAACACGAGCGATGCCACCCGAACCCAAGGCTGGCACCGCCTCCGCAGCAGCCAAACCCCGGTGTTAATACATAACCGGCCGCAACGCAATAAACCCTCTCCGAAATTATAAAAAAAGAATATTTGGATCAACCTCTTAGAATTCAATTTCGCCCCTCTGCGTTTAGGAAAAACCCCATATACGCCACTGCCTTCCCTCGGATAGAAAGGGCGTGAACTCCGCGACAAAACATTATTCCGGGCACTACATCGGCAGCCCACCGGGGTTCACCAGCATATCTGCGTACGTTGATTGGAAGGTGCATCATGATCGATAAAGGGCAAATGCTGAGCCGGCACGATTTTTCGAAGGTCAACTGGGGCATTCTGGCGGCGGCGGCGTTGCTGTTTAGCGTGGGGGCGGCGCTGTTGGTGCTGCCGCTGCTGAGCAGCATTGATGAGAGCGAAGCCATCACGCTGTTGCAGGCCGGCACGGGTACGATTTTACTCGGCTGTACGCTGCTGGCGCTGCGGCATTATCTGCGTCCGGCGCTAACCTACCGTCTGTATGAACACGGCGTGCGGGTCTTTGACGGCCATCATCACAAAGAGCGTTTCATCCCGTTTGAGAAAATCGGCGACATCTATCGCTT is part of the Serratia surfactantfaciens genome and encodes:
- the yfhb gene encoding phosphatidylglycerophosphatase C, yielding MSDKQQQPAAEGRRVVFFDLDGTLHQEDMFGSFLRFLLRRLPLNLLLVVPLLLPIGLALLLLGRAARWPMSLLLWAITFGRSEATLKALERQFIEAFRQKVTAFPVVQMRLRQYLEEHDAEVWLITGSPERLVEQVYRDSAFLPRVRLIGSRITRRCGGWVLTLRCLGEQKVVQLEQRLGAPLKLYSGYSDSKQDNPLLFFCEHRWRVSKQGELQQLE
- the acpS gene encoding holo-ACP synthase gives rise to the protein MAVLGLGTDIVEMARIEAVVERSGDRLARRVLSDAEWALYQQHQQPIRFLAKRFAVKEAAAKAFGTGIRNGLAFNQFEVFNDALGKPNIRLHGRAAELAGEMGVAAIHVSLADERRYACATVIVES
- the murQ gene encoding N-acetylmuramic acid 6-phosphate etherase, producing the protein MNLGALVSETRNPATMGLDEMSTLDMVRCFNQEDRKVPEAIEKVLPAIAQAVDLAAAALKAGGRLIYLGAGTSGRLGVLDASECPPTFGVPHGVVVGLIAGGPGALLKAVEGAEDDEALGETDLRALNLTAVDMVVGLAASGRTPYVIGALRYARGLGCPTAAISCNPDSPIAHEAQVAISPVVGPEALTGSTRLKSGTAQKLVLNMLSTGAMVKLGKVYQNLMVDVKATNVKLVDRACRIVVEATGAGRAQAEAALTQTGFEVKPAILMILAGVSAEEAQQRLQQHDGYLRAALAR
- a CDS encoding phosphoethanolamine transferase codes for the protein MNTHSVILDKLRHSVAHPLLRASLFYIVTALILIKAMGYSGGKGIDILFIALILLLLSIHSITRYGLIIPFILLCALYAPVGAIYGTPSATVMSALLQTNLIEATEFLQTLPARCYLLPAAILVMLAILGLFIWRQAISKQTILPLLALLAIIIIARAFNGGVANLKLPDFFLSIYSAYHQYQQQVDELSAGASAPNTWSVTAGAATDENYVIIVGESMRRDHMSLFDYPVSTTPFLDNAKGRFYSNYISTAPNTFESLPRTLALSNGHNIAIGDNIITLAKAAGLNTHWLSNQGMFGQFDTPVSKIAMFSDSHYFLKKGDYQSRNTNDDALLSIFDQLLRRQGQGNLYVLHLMGSHADFCERLNDEPPSIESPNQELACYLSTYRKTDRFIEQVYQSLKQNGAPFKLFYFSDHGLSHKDIGGGRSLRHSGDTRQNYQVPLLVLTDRDRQHQVIDAPLSAFDFIGLFVQEAGIRIAYPEVMPTMHMVDAGKRWVFDGQRMVDFDQLADDPPELP
- a CDS encoding PTS transporter subunit EIIC translates to MDKTTALATQILAGVGGEGNILKLENCMTRVRVEVSDEQRLDLATLRQLPGVKGYIKQGEQHQFIVGPGAAAKVVDAMRGLLSGDAQPVAAVGDAARTKAQAKQKYAAPMSGALKKLADVFIPLIPAFIASGLITGIINLLKRPDIAGQLAVDYPNVLGLLAIFGSAVFAIMNILVGVNAARVFGGSQAMGGVMAGILSSPALAQITLFGEALQPGRGGVIAVLLVVALMCWVEKRLRTLLPESVELILNPLLTTLVTASLAILILQPIGGIISDAIAHGANLAIDKGGLLVGALLSGLFLPLVLSGLHQGLVPIHVELVQAHGSNPLLPILAMAGVGQVGAALAVLLKTRNARLKKVIKGALPVGILGIGEPLIFGVTLPLGRPFIGACLGGAVGGALISYWKVATVITFGISGLPLALTIVSGKVMLYLAGMLITIIAGFLFTWMMGFDDPEE
- a CDS encoding YfhL family 4Fe-4S dicluster ferredoxin, whose protein sequence is MALLITKKCINCDMCEPECPNQAISMGDDIYQIDTDRCTECVGHYDTPTCQQVCPIDNTIITDPLHRETNEQLWDKFVVLHHADRL
- a CDS encoding MurR/RpiR family transcriptional regulator, producing the protein MSTLLRIRQMYPTLAQNDRKLADFLLNNAEQARHLSSQKLAQLAGISQSSVVKFAQKLGYKGFPALKLALSETLAQPQAEPVVTVHNHILSSDTLKIVGEKLLAEKQAALRATLDINSEERLHQALDMLRQARRVMLIGIGASGLVAKDFSFKLLKIGVMAVAEADMHVQLAAVQALDKRDLLVAISFSGERREINLAAEEARQAGARVLALTSFSPNGLQQRADHCLYTIAEEPHTRSAAISSSTAQFALTDLLFMALIQHDLDHARDRIRHSEQLMKKLV